From the Candidatus Bathyarchaeota archaeon A05DMB-5 genome, the window GCTATATCTTCGCGTTTTCCGCGTTTCTTAACCAATTTTTTACGTACACTCTCAACTTTAAACCCCAACTTTCTCTGCAACCTTTATCATGGCTTTATTTGAGAAAAGAGTTTCTGCCTCAAGTTTCATAAGTCCTTCTTCTTGAGCTTTTGCTACCCCAGCTTTCAGCAGTTGCGTTCCTAAACCCATATTCCAATAGTTCGGATGAATTGTTACGCCAACATTTCCAACGCGCATTGAGCATTTAGTATCACAACGTATTCCAAGAAAACCCACAACTTTTCCATCTAATTTCCCAACAAGAAAAATCTGGTTCTTTTCGGTAGGAAGCTTATTG encodes:
- a CDS encoding GNAT family N-acetyltransferase, which codes for MFFQIIDGKSYAFNDADLWALAEIETHPDVVKWNVDASINDKNKMYNLFKETLNKLPTEKNQIFLVGKLDGKVVGFLGIRCDTKCSMRVGNVGVTIHPNYWNMGLGTQLLKAGVAKAQEEGLMKLEAETLFSNKAMIKVAEKVGV